A portion of the Rhizoctonia solani chromosome 6, complete sequence genome contains these proteins:
- a CDS encoding Tyrosine kinase domain-containing protein, giving the protein MSAPNLPNTLLLSAIERLKEATTKLPWSTPEGLINGPVWQNFSIDPHNTNGAIFEAIDQAYTRCFSHFPGASADPIDNILCGLHSMDIVIRFFEDWATDRSTSCPSTSPTGWMDGLLQVNDKANGLAFPKEFVMFRRSSSPHITFLLASGLFLASAAAASKRFLSDPVVLGIYFAFERSRTMSMIYADKVRQLGPRIWPVRLKNEAEALFQKAMASNQAYNHSLDQPEASDLESLVFPYHRALFVHNNIQRAVATLLPLTPGPLVESGHWIYVSKDEVATVKDILLRAYRSELFAYDALGSSTSPYASDLSFGVLDNPTFHNQYSGLGCTDGTAYHITSLPELTHIFLASNPRVHVLMNLDPQPQLYTLIKPQGLSQTVFKDQTGALHFFSDIWVRHNSYGHIDWTLYRLGNDGSQDLRLFELVPVKPITKVEQAPYTPNDGHSQILSNAWKYIMDITMGWNILPWRTNYISWLIEIGKCSSPLTENVFYRSNIEQDEVTALAEKWGCKSATGNPQLLPLQHSVLGSIFRGSHRLLSVGLSEVMTHEAIELDSFVKNLGVLSGSLAKHNLDTDAIERSSKYDHPNVLPLDAIRLIPGSTLGLGNAEHRPTEAMHPDFMWAGLSARVQSGRAPIVCKAFSMAAHKFALPTKVHGNLRAATILVSLDGDALISDPFYLDDNQFGDRRSLARWMAPEVNMTETKSLAGDVYSLGMTILEVMTGAPPYAGKRDDEVWALVSSGAEYLLPDRPDDVMPRYRGDGNRLWTTLWRCWSFRPSDRPLASDVVEVETREEPYELSDPESELGFEVAGSPDQFYDFDEGNPTTSLQRTPSTGTTNYEHARDIIRRLARHGCENLTGHVNEASFSEMPVTGGGFGNVFCGNLLSGLPVSIKTPRICLDTLDNNPTFFEDVAREIHTWSRCHHPNIVNFLGLAVFRGQIGAVAPWMEHGKLTHYLKKKPNFNRCKVCTDICEGVAYLHEIGIIHGDLKGENIFVSGKGAIVVGDFGSSLLNNRSLTLARPEKSLCPTLRWSAIQAPELFEDDATSTRESDIYALGMDLTKSIDFARGFLTVREVMTGNIPWHWIRSEAAIIKRVCLPGGKYPRPDEIPEKSWDGDKFWNLLLACWSFESSDRPNAIEVKKRVSDSESRLTDVYL; this is encoded by the exons ATGTCTGCTCCCAACTTACCAAACACGTTACTACTATCAGCGATTGAGCGCCTCAAAGAGGCAACTACGAAACTACCTTGGTCAACTCCCGAAGGTTTGATCAATGGGCCTGTGTGGCAAAACTTCAGCATCGACCCGCACAACACCAACGGAGCCATTTTTGAGGCGATTGACCAAGCATATACTCGATGCTTTTCCCACTTTCCTGGCGCTAGTGCTGATccaattgacaacatccttTGTGGTCTACACAGCATGGATATTGTCATTCGCTTCTTCGAGGA TTGGGCAACTGACAGATCTACCTCTTGCCCATCTACATCACCTACTGGATGGATGGACGGTCTATTGCAGGTAAATGACAAGGCCAATGGCTTGGCCTTCCCAAAAGAG TTTGTTATGTTTCGGCGATCGTCATCGCCCCATATTACTTTTCTATTGGCGAGCGGCCTCTTCTTGGCGAGCGCCGCCGCTGCTTCCAAGCGCTTCCTGTCAGACCCTGTCGTTTTAGGGATCTACTTTGCCTTCGAGCGCTCTCGAACTATGTCCATGATCTACGCAGATAAAGTCCGCCAGTTGGGACCTCGGATATGGCCAGTG AGGTTGAAGAATGAGGCTGAGGC GCTCTTCCAGAAGGCCATGGCATCAAACCAAGCTTACAACCATAGTCTTGATCAGCCCGAAGCATCTGATTTAGAAAGCCTG GTTTTCCCTTACCACAGAGCGCTATTTGTTCATAACAATATTCAAAGGGCAGTCGCAACACTTT TGCCACTGACACCGGGTCCTTTGGTCGAATCTGGGCACTGGATCTATGTTTCCAAAGATGAAGTGGCAACCGTGAAAGATATTCTCTTGCGGGCATATAGAAGCGAGCTTTTTGCGTATGATGCATTGGGCTCTAGTACCAGCCCTTATGCCTCGGATTTATCTTTTGGAGTCTTAGACAACCCCACGTTCCATAATCAATACAGTGGACTTGGCTGCACAGATGGCACCGCCTACCATATA ACAAGCCTCCCAGAGCTGACCCATATTTTCCTTGCAAGCAATCCTCGAGTTCATGTCTTGATGAACCTGGATCCACAACCTCAACTTTATACTCTTATTAAACCTCAAGGTTTGTCGCAAACTGTATTCAAAG ATCAAACTGGGGCCTTGCATTTCTTTTCAGACATCTGGGTGCGCCACAATTCTTATGGGCATATTGATTGGACACTCTATCGTCTCGGAAATGATGGCTCCCAAGATTTAAGATTGTTTGAACTGGTACCCGTGAAACCAATCACCAAAGTAGAGCAAGCCCCGTATACGCCGAATGATGGGCACTCCCAAATACTATCGAATGCATGGAAATACATTATGGATATAACCATGGGCTGGAATATATTGCCATGGCGTACAAACTATATTAGTTGGCTTATCGAG ATTGGTAAATGCTCGTCTCCATTGACTGAAAATGTGTTCTAC CGCAGTAACATAGAGCAAGACGAGGTAACTGCTTTGGCCGAAAAGTGGGGATGCAAAAGCGCTACAGGTAATCCACAATTGCTCCCATTGCAACACAGTGTACTCGGAAGTATATTTCGGGGGTCTCATCGACTGCTATCCGTGGGATTGTCGGAGGTTATGACTCATGAGGCAATCGAACTTGATTCATTTGTCAAGAATCTTGGGGTCTTATCAGGAAGTCTTGCGAAG CATAACCTTGATACTGATGCTATCGAGCGGTCAAGCAAATACGATCATCCAAATGTGCTACCATTAGATGCCATACGATTGATCCCGGGAAGTACGCTTGGTTTG GGCAACGCCGAACATAGACCGACTGAAGCTA TGCACCCAGATTTCATGTGGGCTGGATTATCTGCACGAGTCCAGAGTGGTAGGGCTCCAATTGTATGCAAAGCGTTTAGCATGGCAGCTCACAAGTTTGCACTTCCCACTAAGGTTCACGGCAATCTGAGAGCA GCAACGATACTTGTTTCTCTGGACGGGGATGCTCTTATTTCGGATCCCTTTTATTTAGACGATAATCAATTTGGTGATCGTCGCTCGCTCGCGAGATGGATG GCTCCTGAAGTCAACATGACGGAAACCAAAAGTCTGGCCGGCGACGTATACTCGTTAGGAATG ACTATACTT GAAGTTATGACCGGTGCGCCCCCATACGCCGGAAAACGCGATGATGAAGTTTGGGCACTGGTATCGTCGGGAGCGGAGTACCTGCTCCCCGACAGACCAGACGATGTGATGCCCAGGTATAGAGGAGATGGCAACAGACTATGGACGACTCTTTGGCGTTGCTGGTCGTTCCGTCCAAGCGACAGGCCTCTCGCATCAGATGTGGTCGAAGTGGAAA CACGAGAGGAACCATATGAACTATCAGATCCGGAGAGCGAATTAGGTTTTGAGGTCGCTGGTAGCCCTGACCAATTCTACG ACTTCGACGAAGGAAACCCGACCACTAGCCTTCAGAGAACACCAAGCACGGGTACAACAAACTACGAG CATGCGCGAGACATTATCAGGCGTCTTGCACGCCACGGTTGTGAGAATCTCACGGGCCATGTGAATGAGGCCAGTTTCAGCGAGATGCCGGTAACTGGAGGGGGATTTGGTAACGTATTTTGTGGTAATTTGTTGAGTGGCCTACCGGTTTCGATTAAAACACCTCGCATCTGTCTGGATACCCTCGATAATAACCCAACTTTCTTTGAG GATGTGGCCCGAGAGATCCATACGTGGAGTAGATGCCACCACCCCAATATCGTTAATTTCTTAGGCTTGGCTGTTTTCCGAGGCCAAATAGGGGCAGTGGCTCCCTGGATGGAACATGGAAAACTGACACATTATCTCAAGAAGAAACCCAATTTTAATCGATGCAAAGTG TGCACAGATATTTGCGAGGGGGTGGCCTACTTACATGAAATCGGAATT ATTCACGGAGATCTGAAAGGA GAAAACATATTCGTCTCGGGCAAAGGCGCCATTGTTGTCGGCGATTTTGGAAGCTCGCTCTTGAATAACCGTAGCTTGACCCTCGCTCGTCCGGAGAAATCACTCTGCCCCACACTACGTTGGTCG GCCATTCAGGCCCCAGAGTTATTCGAAGACGATGCGACAAGTACTCGAGAGTCCgatatatatgcgcttggAATG GACCTGACCAAGAGTATAGACTTTGCTCGTGGGTTTTTGACAGTGCGA GAGGTGATGACCGGAAACATTCCGTGGCACTGGATAAGGAGTGAGGCAGCAATTATAAAGCGGGTTTGTTTACCGGGAGGCAAATATCCGCGCCCTGATGAAATTCCCGAAAAGAGCTGGGATGGAGACAAGTTCTGGAATCTACTGCTCGCTTGCTGGTCCTTTGAGTCGAGCGACCGTCCGAATGCCATCGAAGTAAAGAAGAGAGTGAGTGACTCGGAGAGCCGCCTAACCGATGTCTACTTATAG
- a CDS encoding cyclopropane-fatty-acyl-phospholipid synthase has translation MATVDPASIPLPNGDTPKPQSAVRLTNLPSIKNAPFPAEGNGSFSNVALAGLVLGVPYVVKRMLPIINRGGTGTYWFLVIVLGLPVTIGYWTVMSMYGARKNERLAFPNRPQSEYIEFKDQAFRAEWEGKKIPMQIFHDAYFEGKVDFKGDVLDVMEWRHDWAEFKMTPELFKYVFTVLIPDVVVHSHSQDEEQVRDHYDRGDDFYQWFLGPRMIYTSGVVMDNTREETLEELQDNKLALVCEKLNLKPTDKLLDIGCGWGTLAAYAAKNYQCDVTGVTLAKKQAAFGNQRIKDNGCDTERARILCMDFRDVPAVKGQYTKIVSLEMAEHVGIRRYNAFLRQVYDLLDDDGIFVFQVAGIRQCWQYEDLIWGLFMNKYVFPGADASCALNWVIGRLEGVGFEIKAVDVLGVHYSATIWRWYKNWISNKDKVIAAYGERWFRVWSFFLAYSTIISRQGSASVFQITAHKNLNAFHRMEGMDSHTSLRISDRAKNNASIQ, from the exons ATGGCCACAGTGGACCCCGCGTCGATACCTCTTCCCAACGGCGACACGCCCAAGCCTCAGTCAGCGGTACGGCTGACTAACCTACCGTCGATTAAGAACGCGCCCTTCCCAGCGGAAGGCAATGGCTCGTTCTCAAATGTCGCGTTGGCTGGGCTCGTGCTCGGTGTTCCTTATGTCGTGAAGCGCATGTTGCCAATTATAAATCGTGGTGGCACTGGCACGTATTGGTTCTTGGTCATTGTTCTCGGTTTGCCTGTTACCATTGGCTATTGGACGGTCATGAGCATGTACGGAGCTCGCAAGAACGAGCGACTCGCGTTTCCCAATCGGCCTCAGAGCGAGTATATCGAATTCAAGGATCAGGCGTTCCGGGCTGAATGGGAGGGCAAGAAAATCCCAATGCAGATCTTCCACGACGCGTATTTCGAGGGCAAGGTTGATTTCAAGG GCGATGTACTCGATGTTATGGAATGGCGTCACGATTGGGCTGAATTCAAGATGACTCCCGAACTGTTCAAATACGTGTTTACAGTTTTGATTCCTGATGTCGTTGTTCACTCGCACTCGCAAGATGAAGAGCAAGTCAGGGACCACTATGACCGCGGCGATGACTTTTACCAATGGTTCCTCGGTCCTCGTATGATCTACACGTCAGGCGTTGTGATGGACAATACCCGCGAAGAGACCCTTGAAGAGTTACAAGACAACAAGCTCGCACTCGTCTGTGAGAAACTCAATCTCAAGCCTACCGACAAGCTTCTCGATATCGGCTGCGGATGGGGGACCCTCGCTGCATACGCTGCCAAGAACTATCAATGCGACGTGACCGGTGTAACCCTCGCCAAGAAGCAAGCTGCTTTTGGCAACCAGCGCATCAAGGACAATGGCTGCGACACCGAGCGCGCTCGTATCCTGTGCATGGACTTCCGTGACGTTCCTGCGGTCAAGGGCCAGTACACCAAGATCGTTTCGCTCGAGATGGCTGAGCATGTCGGTATCAGGCGGTATAATGCCTTCTTGCGTCAGGTCTACGATCTCTTGGACGACGATGGTATCTTTGTCTTCCAGGTTGCGGGTATCAGGCAGTGCTGGCAATACGAGGATTTGATTTG GGGGCttttcatgaacaaatacGTGTTCCCGGGTGCCGACGCATCCTGCGCGCTCAACTGGGTTATCGGCCGC CTCGAGGGTGTTGGTTTCGAAATCAAAGCCGTCGATGTGCTCGGCGTTCACTATAGCGCAACCATCTGGCGCTGGTACAAAAACTGGATCTCGAACAAGGACAAGGTTATCGCGGCCTACGGCGAACGCTGGTTCCGCGTATGGTCGTTCTTCCTTGCCTACTCGACGATCATCTCGCGTCAGGGAtccgcctcagtgttccagaTTACTGCACACAAGAACTTGAATGCGTTCCACCGCATGGAGGGTATGGATAGCCACACGAGTCTGAGGATCAGCGACAGGGCTAAAAATAATGC GAGCATCCAGTAG
- a CDS encoding AIG1 domain-containing protein → MKLWSRDSPHAPTKSLFCISAGFIAKRPDEAFLPRLNSAPSAKTSGNKDASQPTITISTDATQPEFINTLTGSKLPVGRSTYSETSEVIDDVPLIKYGDKYIQLVDTPGFQDTRYGNEIPVFRNIIDWLAARYSGKLRTVGIIFLRPIEQTRVLRPEAQLMQMFKDLCGEDCLDRIVLVTTRWHPDSDEEEEAREKEIITDVKRFGTYGSKKVRAQRLQNRYTKEDGMGIVQLFAPRTPVTLQAQREVVDVGLTYNQTTAGAHLEIILLDIIERLTEDNRYPRKDWEYALQQVQTLQERPIFWPALGRIIGGIATFGISEIVRD, encoded by the exons ATGAAGCtctggtcacgtgactcgccaCATGCTCCGACTAAGTCGCTGTTTTGCATCTCTGCAGGCTTCATCGCAAAACGCCCAGATGAAGCATTTTTGCCCAGGCTCAATTCAGCTCCGAGCGCTAAGACCTCTGGAAATAAAGACGCCTCACAGCCTACGATAACGATATCCACAGACGCTACACAGCCCGAA TTCATTAATACCTTAACCGGATCGAAATTACCGGTTGGAAGATCAACTTACTCCGAGACCTCCGAAGTCATAGATGATGTCCCTCTCATCAAGTATGGTGACAAATACATTCAACTCGTTGATACACCTGGCTTCCAAGACACTCGGTATGGTAACGAAATACCCGTGTTCAGGAACATCATTGATTGGCTCGCAGCCCG GTATTCCGGAAAATTGAGGACCGTTGGGATTATTTTCCTTAGGCCAATCGAACAGACTAGGGTTTTGAGACCTGAAGCACAGCTCATGCAAATGTTCAAAGATTTGTGCGGAGAAGATTGTCTTGACCGGATCGTCTTAGTTACCACTAGGTGGCATCCTGACTCggacgaagaagaagaggccCGTGAGAAGGAGATTATAACTGATGTAAAAAGATTTGGAACTTACGGAAGCAAGAAAGTTCGGGCTCAAAGGCTCCAGAATAGATACACAAAAGAAGATGGAATGGGAATAGTACAACTATTTGCGCCAAGGACTCCCGTGACACTTCAAGCGCAACGTGAGGTTGTCGATGTTGGTTTGACATACAATCAGACAACGGCTGGGGCGCACCTAGAGATTATTTTGCTTGATATAATTGAAAGGTTAACTGAA GATAATCGATATCCCCGCAAAGACTGGGAATACGCACTACAGCAAGTCCAGACATTACAAGAACGACCGATTTTTTGGCCTGCGTTGGGCAGAATCATAGGAGGAATTGCAACGTTTGGCATTTCAGAAATTGTTCGTGACTAG
- a CDS encoding major facilitator superfamily transporter, with protein sequence MSFPPDAKSESPALHIEEKEITGSARYVTWLFRKNAKQTESYEINLIVELFLQLHSFIYFVTWTGKRQIAKQSKWKFINAIFIFDVFLIAYISFEVPSNYCLKRFSPSRWIAFLMFSWGALTISLGGVHSYGALTAVRFLLGTFEAGLFPGLVYFFTFWYRPEERSLRVALVLASSTLAGAFGGAIAYGVGFMNMTAGLEAWRWLFILEGIPSVLSSILVWFFFPDFPETAKWLSAHERDRVVRRLEGIASTHHSRVTWAEAKQTLLGWRVWAHAVAYITISVPFSSLSLFSPTIVAGLGYEGLDAQLFTVPPYACAYFVTLTLSWLADTKNQRSLVSASSMAVGAFAFLAQALLPEKAFKARFAFLCLAASGSFGSIPPLLGWLSTNIRGAGAVGLAIAINISTGGTGQIIGVWIYKANEKPGYITGNLPCFD encoded by the exons ATGTCGTTTCCTCCAGATGCCAAATCCGAGTCGCCCGCCCTCCATATCGAGGAGAAAGAAATAACTGGCTCGGCTAGGTATG TGACCTGGCTGTTCAGGAAGAACGCGAAGCAGACAGAAAGCTACGAAATAAACTTGATCGTAGAATTGTTCCTTCAGCTGCATTCATTTATTTACTTTGTTACTTGGACCG GGAAACGCCAAATTGCTAAACAGTCAAAGTGGAAATTCATTAATGCAATCTTTATCTTTGAC GTTTTTCTCATTGCATACATATCCTTCGAAGTCCCCTCCAACTATTGTCTGAAACGCTTCAGCCCATCA CGATGGATTGCGTTCTTGATGTTCTCATGGGGAGCCCTCACGATTTCACTCGGTGGCGTTCACTCTTACGGCGCTCTAACTGCTGTCCGGTTTCTGCTGGGAACATTCGAAGC AGGATTATTCCCCGGCTTGGTCTATTTCTTTACTTTTTGGTATCGCCCTGAAGAACGATCGCTCAGAGTCGCATTGGTACTGGCATCTTCCACTCTGGCTG GCGCATTTGGAGGGGCTATAGCCTATGGTGTTGGGTTTATGAATATGACTGCTGGACTTGAAGCTTGGCGGTGGCTATTTATCTTGGAAG GCATTCCCAGCGTTTTAAGCTCTATACTGGTCTGGTTCTTTTTCCCCGACTTTCCCGAGACCGCCAAGTGGCTGTCAGCCCATGAACGAGATCGGGTTGTTCGCCGCTTGGAAGGTATTGCTTCGACGCA TCATTCCCGAGTCACATGGGCCGAAGCCAAGCAGACTCTTTTGGGATGGCGAGTATGGGCTCATGCCGTTGCGTACATCACCATCTCTGTTCCGTTTAGCTCGCTGTCTCTGTTCTCTCCAACGATTGTCGCGGGACTTGGTTATGAAGGTCTAGATGCCCAACTGTTCACAGTTC CCCCCTATGCTTGTGCATATTTTGTTACTCTCACTCTCTCATGGCTCGCGGACACCAAAAACCAGCGCAGTTTAGTGTCTGCTAGCTCTATGGCAGTGGGGGCTTTCGCTTTTCTTGCCCAAGCTCTACTTCCCGAAAAAGCATTCAAGGCACGTTTCGCATTTTTATGCCTTGCCGCTTCAGGATCGTTCGGAAGTATTC CGCCACTTTTAGGTTGGCTCTCGACTAATATTCGTGGTGCTGGTGCGGTTGGACTCGCGATAGCTATCAATATCTCAACGGGAG GTACTGGCCAAATTATTGGAGTCTGGATATACAAAGCAAACGAGAAGCCGGGATATATCACAGGTAATCTCCCTTGCTTCGATTAA
- a CDS encoding extracellular metalloproteinase MEP, which translates to MVSVKGLAAVALMIASGAVAAPWDPTSRYATHSVRSVGPQKVKLTTYSPPATFETYGVEGVVHPLAKRGITDASPADAAKSFLESKLGVKPEDLSRKSGHSSDVASFEYFTQTFNGIPVANAVANVGLKNDKVTSFGASFVKPKSVAAPQPKLSKEEAISKAESVTGVKYNNAPTTLEYFAKDNDHVVLTHVVQVRSQEPPEFYSVYVDANSGEVVNVVDFIIDASYRVVPFNVQDPTKGYSVQTNPADSVASPNGWHTVGSTTSTNTSGNNVIAFKSTTSATTSQSSATNNYDYAYNAAVAPTTSPNVDAARTNAFYTANMVHDFTYRYGFDEASYNFQNDNNGKGGKGNDRIQLYAQDTSGTNNAYFTSSADGQTSEIHMYTWTYTNPRRDGDLENDIIVHEYGHGVSTRLTGGGTGTCLRTTEAGGMGEGWSDALAELTEVNSATLADFTLGAYVTGIAGGIRSYPYSTSKTTNPLTYGSLGTRNEVHDIGEIWALIWHEIFASLLTKYGYSADRFNPAGTAGNIVAAHLFIDAFKLQPCNPTFLTARDAIIQADANRYAGANKCLLWQAFAKRGLGSGATATKKDNTAVPSGC; encoded by the exons ATGGTTTCTGTCAAAGGACTCGCCGCTGTTGCGCTCATGATCGCCTCTGGGGCTGTCGCCGCCCCATG GGATCCCACCTCTCGCTACGCTACGCACAGCGTTCGTTCTGTAGGCCCCCAAAAGGTCAAACTCACCACCTACAGCCCACCGGCAACTTTCGAG ACCTACGGAGTAGAAGGAGTGGTTCACCCGCTCGCCAAGCGCGGCATCACCGATGCTTCGCCTGccgacgccgccaagagcttCTTGGAGAGCAAGTTGGGTGTCAAGCCTGAGGATTTGTCTCGCAAGAGCGGACACTCGTCGGATGTCGCCTCGTTTGAGTATTTCACTCAGACCTTT AACGGCATTCCGGTTGCTAATGCTGTTGCCAACGTCGGTCTGAAGAACGACAAGGTGACTTCCTTTGGTGCTAGCTTTGTCAAGCCCA AGAGTGTTGCGGCCCCCCAGCCCAAGCTATCAAAGGAGGAAGCCATTTCCAAAGCTGAGAGCGTTACCGGAGTcaagtacaacaacgccCCTACCACTCTCGAG TACTTTGCGAAAGACAACGACCATGTTGTCCTCACCCACGTTGTGCAAGTTAGGAGCCAAGAGCCCCCAGAGTTCTACAGTGTCTACGTCGATGCCAACTCGGGTGAAGTTGTGAATGTGGTCGACTTTATCATTGATGCGAGC TACCGTGTTGTTCCCTTCAACGTCCAAGATCCCACTAAAGGCTACTCTGTTCAAACCAATCCCGCGGACAGCGTTGCCTCCCCCAACGGCTGGCACACCGTCGGAAGCACCACCTCGACCAATACTTCTGGCAACAACGTGATTGCTTTCAAGAGCACCACTAGCGCGACCACATCCCAATCGAGCGCGACCAACAACTACGACTATGCATACAACGCTGCAGTTGCACCCACTACTAGCCCCAACGTTGATGCTGCCCGTACCAACGCATTCTACACTGCGAATATGGTTCATGACTTTACG TACCGATACGGATTTGACGAAGCCTCttacaacttccaaaacGACAACAACGGAAAGGGTGGAAAGGGCAACGACCGCATTCAACTCTATGCCCAGGACACTTCGGGTACCAACAACGCTTACTTCACCTCTTCTGCCGACGGCCAGACGTCCGAAATTCACATGTACACTTGGACCTACACAAACCCTCGCCGAGATGGTGATCTCGAAAACGACATTATCGTCCACGAATACGGACACGGTGTCTCTACCCGTCTCACGGGAGGCGGAACCGGCACGTGCTTGAGGACTACCGAGGCTGGTGGAATGGGAGAGGGCTGGAGCGATGCCCTTGCCGAACTCACGGAGGTCAACTCCGCCACTTTGGCTGATTTCACCCTGGGCGCATACGTGACCGGTATCGCGGGCGGCATTCGTAGCTACCCTTACTCGACCAGCAAGACCACGAACCCCCTCACCTATGGATCTCTGGGGACCCGAAACGAGG TTCACGATATTGGCGAGATTTGGGCTTTGATCTGGCATGAAATTTTCGCCAGTCTCCTTACCAAATA CGGTTACTCGGCGGACAGGTTTAACCCCGCGGGCACTGCAGGCAACATTGTGGCTGc GCACCTGTTTATCGATGCGTTCAAGTTGCAGCCCTGCAACCCTACTTTCTTGACCGCTCGTGATG CTATCATCCAGGCAGATGCCAACAGGTACGCCGGCGCAAACAAGTGCTTGCTCTGGCAAGCATTCGCTAAGCGCGGCTTGGGAAGCG GTGCTACGGCAACCAAGAAGGACAACACGGCAGTTCCCTCTGGGTGCTAG